CTTTCCACGGCCACGCCCTCGGCGACCGGGCACGCGTCACCGCGGGAAGCTTCTTCGACCCTCTCCCGGCCGGCGCGGACGCCTATCTGCTGTCCGACATCCTGCACGACTGGGACGACGAGCACGCCCACCGGATCCTGGCCCGCTGCGCCGAAGCCGCCACCGCCACCGCCACCGCCACCGGCCGCATCCTGATCATCGAACCGGTCGGCGGCCGCCGCGGGGAAACTGCCATGGACCTGGCCATGCTCACGATCTTCGGCAGCCGCGAACGCCGAGTCGACGAATTCCGCACTCTCGCCGCCGCCCACCGCCTGATCCTGGACCAGGTGACCGATCTGAGCGACCAACGGTGCCTGCTGGAATTCCGCCTCACCGACCACTGATCCACGACGGTTGCCGCCGCGCCCGGTTGCCGTTCCGCCCCGGTGCCCTTCCGCGGCACAACCCTTGCGAGACAACGCATCGGCGAGATCGATCGCGTCACCGCGCGAACCGCGGCCAGGCTCTCGGCCGCAGCGGGAGAAACGAGGCTCGGTGGCTCGGTGGCTCGGTGGCTCGGAGCACACCGGGCGACAATCGACCAGCCAACGAACCCGGAAATCCAGCAGCGCAAGCCCGACGGAAGAAGAAACCCCGGTTCAGCGGGTGGCCAGCCGGAGCAATGCCCAGAGCTGCGCGGACAGCTCGTGATCCCCCTCGGTATGGGTCGCTGTCACCGGTGTCCGGCCCCACAGCCAGAGATACACGGTGGCGGGAGAACCGGTGACCACGGCGTCCGCAGTATCCGCTTCGGACTGGGCACAGCGCCAAGCCTCGGTTTCGCCGGGGCCGGCGCGGGTGATCCAGCTGTGGCCTCCCGTGCGGAAACCCCCGGCGCGGTAACCCTCGGTGTGAAAGCCCACGGTGCCGTGACGGGTACCGGAGATGCCCATGGTGGTGAGGCGGTGTCCAAAGTAGAGAGTGAGCGCCTCGTCCACGCCGTCGGTGGCCAGGTCTTCCGGGACCGACGGGACGCCGATGGCCGCGGCGCGTTCGGCGTCCACCCGGTGGATCAGGGTTTCGTGCAGGGCGCGGCGGCGCCAGAAACCGTACGTCGGATCGGCGGGCCACCAGGTGGCGGCGCGGGTCCCCGGGTCGTGCGCGGCCAGCTCGGCGGCCAGCTCCGCGTGCCCGGACTCGTAGAACCCGGCCACGGACTCGCCCGCGGCCGGAGCCGTCTGCCATCGCCCGGGACGGCGGCCCCGGCGCAGCCACGCCACCGCGTACCGGTGGATGCTGCCGACGTGCTGGAGCAGATCGTTCAGCGTCCACCCGGGGGTGGCCGGCACGGGAACGTCCGGCGACGCCGCGTGGGCCACCTCGCCCAGCAGGCGGGCCTCGATCCGGAACGCCTCGAGCAACCGGCCGTGATCGACCGTGCCGAGTTCACGCGACATGGGCTTCGCCGGAGATCGGCAGGCCGTGCACGACCCGGCGGACCAGCTCGAGGAACCGGCCGGTGGCCTGCAGCAGAGCGGCGGCCGATTCGGCGGTGACGCGGCCGGTGATGCCCGCCTCGGCGGCGGCCCTGGTCTCGGAGTTGGCGGCGAAGAACGCCGACCAGTCCCGCAGCTCGGGTGCC
This Amycolatopsis sulphurea DNA region includes the following protein-coding sequences:
- a CDS encoding maleylpyruvate isomerase N-terminal domain-containing protein: MSRELGTVDHGRLLEAFRIEARLLGEVAHAASPDVPVPATPGWTLNDLLQHVGSIHRYAVAWLRRGRRPGRWQTAPAAGESVAGFYESGHAELAAELAAHDPGTRAATWWPADPTYGFWRRRALHETLIHRVDAERAAAIGVPSVPEDLATDGVDEALTLYFGHRLTTMGISGTRHGTVGFHTEGYRAGGFRTGGHSWITRAGPGETEAWRCAQSEADTADAVVTGSPATVYLWLWGRTPVTATHTEGDHELSAQLWALLRLATR